Genomic segment of Eupeodes corollae chromosome 2, idEupCoro1.1, whole genome shotgun sequence:
catgtttttttaaatttattttaattttccaataactcatcttacatatacatataaaatttaccgcttaattaaaaagaaggaaaacaagtttataaattaagagcttttttaaaacaatatttaatgcttaaatgtttaacaaatatcATTTGCtgcttttattaataattttttttaacaaatttaaatcagtGCAGAACctgcatacatatataaatccagaaaaaaaaactcataatttGGTAATATCTTTTTTTGGGATTCGTTATGATTGTGATTGGATGGGTTCAGGCGACATTAGTGACTTGAaagcattgtatatatatttattatgaagAGAAACGATCGAAGCGACATCTGAGAGGCGTGAAGGCGATTAAATTTGATCCCTTTTTTTATACCCCTCAATAGTTGGGAAGAGTTTAGAATGAGggaaaattcaacaataattaaagacTAGACAATAGAGAAGAACATAATATGCAAATGTAGTAGGAGATCGAGGGAGACAAAAGCAACAAACGTTTTGACATTATATATGTGTATGCATATTATACTTGAAGAGGAATGATTTTACGGTTATGCTTTTGCAAGAAATAGAAAGagtataagaaaaacaataacaaagcaAAAAAGTACTGCAAGAGTACTTTTTGCGGTTGATAGTTAAAAAAGTTAGTACTGttttgaatatatatattttatatatgtatattgtatatgtatatatttttttttttcaattcaatagggTGTTTCTGataattatctttatttttgatatgacattttgtcttttttataatacaaatttagtgCGATATAATCTCTTTAGTTTGTCCGTTTTatacgtcaattgaagcggacttgtctgtatagacatgagccgAACGTCAAATAACATGTTCACCGAACTAGCCTCTCAATAAGCCCATTGTTGCTAGTGCTATTTggtatgtggcaccgtcttgttgaaaccacatgtcatgcaagaaaagctcttgcattttgggcaaaaacaaagttggatattatctcacggtagcgctcaccattcgcAGTAGTTACgatcgcatcatctttgaagaagtacggtccaatgatgcaaCCAGTCCATATTCTGGCTGACactcacaatagcccgaatagccgcttcggtgggtcgattaaactgaacataaaatggaaaaagcgcgcgatgaactttctttaattttcaaccgttgttcgtttgtaggatgattcatggttaaataatagaccaaactgaagatgtttgacagtgaaaccaatgtttccaaaaagataatagctaaaaaatcaccctttactttaAAAGGGactcttttcttttcaaaaggttattttttcttgataagCTATTCgttaataattttgattgcGTCAATACTTGCAGTTAATCCTCAAAATATCTACGAATTCCTTAGTAAGTTCTAATAAAGTACACATTTTTGAgactattttgttgttaaattccGAGAAATGCTAATTAAAATGCCCGCCTTTATCAAACTAATGTGGAAGCATGGTCATGTTAATGTTGTaagtaagaaacatttaaaacaaggtGCAAACTCGGTATGCAATGCTCTAAGAATTATGCTTGAatcttttacaagaaaagaCCTCAAAAGATTAAAacggaaaaaagtaaaatagtcTAGACTATATGATTCGTAGAGTCACACAGAAGCAATTAATGTTATCATAATGATATCTACACACAAGAAACACTTCCATTCTGTCCAAATTACTACCATGTCATCAAGATACCTCGTATATTAAGCTTATACCTTTCCAATTTAGGCATTGACACACTTGTaaggttttgtttatattatatttatttattcataagtTTCTATAGTAgtagtaataataatttgtctttgttttacatttttcacaATATTAGAGCATTCGACTGTGCCGTCAGCCCGAAAAAGAGAAAAGGCTTCattgatttaattgaaataaatttaaaaaagtgttatcAATATCTTATGATTGAATTTAAAGttagtttatacaaaattagaaaacttCATTCAGAATTTGGTTTCTATATCTTTGTGCAGTTAAGACAAAACTACTTAGAACATTCCAGTTTGATCCATTAAGCATTTCGAAAGTTTAGTTTTGGTTAAGAACGCTTTTTCCCCAATGCGCATAACGGATTGGTGACAAAACAGGGCAAATCCCTATGAAGTGGAGTACGTTTTCCACTGTTCTTTGGTTGCAAAGAGTACACTCCGTGTTTTCTTCAGGGCCAAATGGTCAGTAGTTTAACCATATCAGCTCTCCTCTGGTTTTAAAGATGGTTGAAATGGTCTTTAGCGGATACTTGTAATGGTGAtagttgttttcattaaatttgtgcTGCAAGGCCTTATACAAATTACGAGATTCACTGATTTCTTCCGTAAAGTTCTCGAAAATTTTGGCATCGATTCTTTCTAACAATATTTGGAAGGTCGGGTCCAAGTTTCTCCACTAGCTGAACATTTTGTAGCACCTCCAAACGAGACCATTTTACGAAGAACTCTGACCTCTCTCGGAGCAGCTGTCTCACAATGGCATTAGGTAGTCGATGATTTGGAAGCGCCAACACCTTTTTAATATAGTTTAGATGCATCTTCAGCGTTAAAATATATAGTTGCGGGACTCCGGTCTCTAAGTGCAGCATATACGTAGGTGTATGCTCAGGGAGCCTAATATCTTTTTGAggaaatttcttaaaagcttttcaaacTCCTCGTACTGTAGAAATCCCTACACTTGACCAGCAAAGCATAAGATCGACCTCGTCACCGCTgcgaaaagtttatattttgcaCTTGGTGCTACATATTTTTTCCCCAGCACTCCCTTTCAGTTGCAGTTGATGGCTTGTTTCGAATCTATTAGTTTTGCCTGCAGGTGCTTCTTGAATGAAAGATTTGGGGTAAACTCCTTAACCAAATCCAGTGCAACATTATTCCTGGTCCATCTCTCTTCTCTGGTGTATCTACCAGATCCGTTtcgaaatatcaaaatattttatttgtcgaTATTGACTGTGAGGTTCGTTCCAGAGGTCGCAATATATTTTAAGCTTATTTATCATCATTTGCAGCATTTGAGGTGATTCCcctaaaattacaatatcgtccGCATACATAAGCGCTTTGATGTTGATACCAGCAAACATTATTCCTCCGGGAAGAGCCGATGTGATGTCATCTAAAAAAAAGTGAGAACAGGAGTGGGCTTAGCAGGCATCCTTGCTTGACTCCAGTCGATGTTTTAAACCAATTGGATCCTTCGTTACCGTTCCATATCGCTGTCATATTGTTTTCATAGACCCGTCTTGTAAAAAAGGGCGTCTCTATCGATTAAATCAAAAGCcgctttgaaatcaacgaaaaatcGCGCCCTCaatagttttggagatgaaatacaaaatttcgtcTCATAATAGTACTACAGTAAATATATTATACAAtgttgaaagtaaggcaagtttctagtatctgattggccagctgccaaaaatttgcATTAATGCATCcttcaattaaggcaacttcaatggaaagttagtcaagaaaaatcttccttactatcaagtcaagtgtacttctgtcaaaatgacagttgattatGTCTTTTCCTTCAAGGTTGAACTTTGTTAtgctatgatttatttattttaacacagcttcatttaatattttgtgtaaaaaggttccttgtcaatttggaatttgaagtaatatttctttacaatataaaGTACAattcgtgatggacttgtagcttgccttaTGAATGTTTTGTAgtcaattatgttttttttattttttgtactatgaatTGAGGCATTGAGAGCAGAAGTGGCGTAACCCCAAATTGTAATAACTGAGGAAATCACggttaaagaaattaaagaaaaacattagtTTATTATTGGTttcctatttaaaataatggctaATAAACTTCAGCTATGACATATCTGGATAAATATCTCTTGTTTTAAATCTTAATCTTTACTGTAAATGTGTAATTTATTGGATTTTATGTGGCTTACACcacttctatttaaaaaagtaagttgGTTAcaccaataattaaaaatacaagtgcttaattttttttgtattatgaatTTCTAAGTACAAAATAGTAACAAGTTATGAGTTAAGACTGCTATGTAACTATCACTCTTCATCCTCATATACGTATTGAACTAAACTAACGTCTCTGTCTGCAGAAACAGTTGTCAAGTTCTTATAAAAGTCCTGGTAACTCGGGGGAATACAATTAAGTAAGTCGAGTAAATCTTTCTTGTTCGTTTCATTTACGGCATTTGCTTTTAGAAACAGTAATTCGAGATCTGTGATTAATGCAGATGTTCTATTTTAATATCACAGTATTAAAAAGCACGTCTTCGTTATTGTtgcaattgtaaaaaaatattgaagagggtctttttcaaaaattgaagccatTGAATCTTAAGCCATTCCACTTTCGCTTTATTAACATTAATCTTGGATatgttatatttgtttaaaaaaatttcgtcGAAAACATCACAAATCCATCcctaacaataattttaaatggatccTTCTTTCTTGCTGCTGCTATAACCTTATACCAGTGGCCTAAAATGTCTTATAACCTAAATGTTATAACCTTATACTAGTCCATAGGGCCAAAAATGTCGTTTAaatacttcttttgtttttcgataAGACCAAAGTCTTGATCACAAGGTAAGTAAGAGTGGCCACACAATAGAAATTTgtgatcaattttatttacaagataGTATGCGAAACAATATATTGGCACAAAACGGACATCTAAATATTCCTATTTTGCCCACCACACTGGTCAGTGTTCAATTGTACATAACTAAATTTGAGGTACtcacaaaatgttaaatataatgCAATAAGCAGCTGCCAATTTCTTGGGGACCTCTTGATCCAACCTACTCATCGCAAATATACATGTAAGCTTTGTTCTTTATCATGTCATGGATACCTAGACAATTTGTTCAAAGCTGCCTCTTATAATAGCACACACCCCTTGAAATGACTGGAGTTGGCAAGGTTTTCATAAGATCATATGCAATTACGCAAGTGTCATTAGATTCCTTTGCTTTTGCCGCACCATCTCTAATGCCATTTCTAGCCGACTCCGCTTTTCTAAGATGCAGTTCATGTTTGATTTAGCTTACTGTACAATTTTAGTGTAGAAATGCATGgaatatattaattaaaaaaaaaatgcataatgcAGAAGTCCTACGAAAATTTCGTGGAGAAACAATGTTCCaacaattttgtgtaggttTATGAACAAATATGAGCTACGCCACTTCtgcacagaaagaaaatttaatgttgGTCATGTTAATGTAATaaactcaaaattgaaaaaatgaggGTTACGCCACTACTGCTCTCAATGCCTCAatttaaagtagaggtttgtgaagtaaagttctgaatttgaaactcatgacactaaaaaaatttaatagttgCCTTGGTTAGAATtcacgttcaaagaatgaagttgactgcaaatgaagtcccttgtgTTGTCTGAACCAGTCCATTGATCTGCATGTCAATTCAGAAAGCCTTTGTGCTTagcataatatttattatacattattttgtgtgaaatttaTACTCGTTTCTCAAGATTCTGATGCATTGATGCAGGAAACATCAACAGATAGTATGAATTTTAAGTAGTACAAGACTTCAAATTTCTTGAGTTGATGTTAGTACCCGATAACAACATAGAAGAATCAGCCGGGCTGTTTAATTTCAACACAGAACAttatattctgaaaaatatcttttaagcaATAAAACCTTACTATAACTTTTAAGCTGCTTCTTTACAAAACTTAAGTCCTGCAAGTACTGAAATACGATATAAGATGCTGAATTGTTGAATAGAATAATTTTAGGGATTTTTATTGGAGGAATATGTTAATAAGAACAATCTAGAGACGCTTCAATCCGTCTACCGCAAATATATATTATGAACAAATCGTGTGAAGATGTCATTTGTAGCACCGACGCACGTCGTCCGGTTCGCACTTTGGTTATACCAGAAAACTAAATGTCGCAAATTCACATCCTTTTTCGAACccacgatgatgatgataagtCGCATTTTGAGGATTTGTTCAATTGTGAAGTTCATGTATTTAATGTCGTAGTGATTGTGCCGTCATAGTTAGTGCGGAGGATTGTTATGCCAGAATTATGGTCTCAGTCCCTATCTATACAAAGTATCTTTTCACAAgtgtaagttttttcttattcttgttgtccacaatattgtactatgtgttttatatttcatgtgtAATAAAGTTCTCCTGATAAAGGCAGCAACTCCtgccgaaacgtcgggaaaagctaatgtaacaaccttgtttcattgcaacgatcaaagtgaccaaaaaagccgaaggaaatcctaattttttcaatacacataagtatatattcagtggtcaatacattatcttttttattttcacaagaACTGCATCTTTCGGTGAATTGACAAATGCtccaaaaataattcttctcatgaaaagtgatttcacaaataaaacagcacaaaaactgtaggtctcctccatacTTGACATTACTTACATAAACGAGAGttgtagcgccacctaattttttaaattttcattactGCTTTGTAATACAAAAGCAGAAAATCGAACCTTTTAAATTAATCTATTGGTTCtaatgtcttttaaaataagAGCAATTTTTATATCTGTATATAATCCCCCTCCAGACCTCACAACTTTTGTTCTAAGTTTAcatgttttctgtaaaaaaaagtttgtttttaaatgcatttttaatatattcatCTTTTCTATTTGACATAGGCTTGAAGCACCCGATGTAACAGGAAGCAGCCTAACTCTCGGCACCGCTGGCAGCCGCAGAACGGTATACCTGAttgatgaaaatcaaaaaatagcCGATTCCACACAATCACCTTCACCCAACACATCCGAAGCTCAAACCCCAACAAACAATGTTAATTCCTCACAAACAAACGATAATCCGTCCACATTTCTTATGTATAATCGAATAAACACCATGATTGGCCCGACTACCGATAGTGCAACGAATGACAGCCCTAACGCCGGCAGTGGATGCGGCAGCAGCAGCGGGGCAGCTCCTAGTGGAAATACCGCTGCCGATGATAAACTACTGCCCCGTAAAAGACCCGAAGACAAAAGCAATAGTATTTGGTATGAATACGGTTGCGTATGATGAGAATCCTTTATCTGCATTCAATTAATTGCAGATAGTTATTTATTACCTTCTATACCGAATAAGTGCCCGCTTAGGGAAATTGccttaaatttaaactaatcttaagctttaaccatttttgtattttatttttgtttaaagaagaaaaaagtcttTCGAAGCATATCCAGTGACTTGATAAACAAACCTACTTGTAAGCAAATTGCGATAATAAGAGTATACGTACACACAAATGTTTGTATAATGCcgaatttatgttttaataatttgcagTGCTTAAATTTGTAAGATATAATATTAGTTTATAAatatgatgctgatgatgatgttgatgtattattttttaagcaaaGAATGTTTTATTCTTTGTTCCAGTTGCGTATTTTACAAATcgaataaatcattaaaattatttttaaataaaacttaatgagGATCAGTCCTCCACTTGTTCTTGTTCTTGGCAAAGCGCCAATGTCAGAAGTAACTTTGAAATGCATTTatctatgttttcttttttattttatttaattttgtttttttttcaataaagaatGAGCCAAATGTCCGTTGCGTAGtttctatttttgatttgtcatatttcacgtagtttttttttttttaattcgaatggtttttgaatttataaatgcAATCAATAATGAGATGATCTTGATACAGTGAAGGGTGTACGATGTGGACAAGTGATGTGTTTTGGATGAACAAAcagaacaattttaaatgaatgtttCTAACAACAACTTGGATATGCTCCTACATGGAGTCTAATCAATCATCAGGCttccttttttgatatttaatagaTCTTTTGTTTGTTCGTATGAATTGAAAACTGCGCGATATTGCACaactcttaaaataatttcaattcagaaaatacaaaattgagctACTTGACctcgtttaaaatatttaaggatGGAAGAGTTTTTTGGGCACCTATTAGGCCAATGtatcaattaaaattgtaaacgttcttaggggcctgattatgaggtttacgggggatcgttttcaattcgacctttcaaattcgactcgcgttgtattttcttattaacgaattcgcgtCGAAGCGAAAATATTTtctcctatattccagtgattaatggcccaactataatagacttaaccgaaagtaagctaatgtcaaaaccgaaggAAAAGTTagcagaagttatcgtcaaaagaAAAAGTAAGCATAATGGATTCATGTAACTTAAGCAAATCAGACCTATTGTGAGTTCCATGGGAACAAGATTCCACATGGAAAAATTCCCTTTTCCCTAATTGTGAGTTGCGAAAGAAATAATTCCCCATGTTCGAAAAAATCGCACTATTGTAAGCATTTTTTCCGTGTGACATGTTACGTCCTCAACAGCTGAAatgttcacttatttttttgtcgCGAACGAGAGAAGAACAAAGCGGAAAATGTaggttatttgttgtttttttgtaaaacaaagtcGCGAAAAAGTTTTGGAAGCAGCTCACATTAGAGCTTAACAGCGCAGGCCCGCCCGTTAAAAATAAATGCGAGTGGAAAAAAGTAAGTTTGTTTTGTAGTtctaattcattttttgttcaaaattatgttttgtaaataGGTTTAAATTGACCAAAAGCGATACGTGCGCAAAAAAGTAGCAACGAATAAAATCCACCAAAGAGGAACAGGAGATGGAccaaataaaacccaaaaatgtTCACCCTCGGAAGAGACTATAATCCAACTAGTTGGAATGAGTGAAGCAGTGGAAGGAGTCCCCAAATCACGCTGCTTTCGGTTGCCTGCATCTGAAGAAATGGTTTTGAATGCAGAATATTATCCAACTGCGGCTGGTTCATCTTCAGATCCATTCACCACCTTGAAGTCAATCCTCAAAACGAAAATGACCAACCAACTCCTCCGACTCctcaaatcaatacaaaaaaaagaaaggttgTCCAAATGAGCACGAACGACATTTGCTTAAGATCgtgccatttaaatggctcttgcgtaattgcgagaaagttagcgaaatttaacgaaactgagcagaacgtctattatggttagtgacatataaggctgcgtattggttcgttcccttaagctggtTTAAGCTTGGTTacgtctattatagttgggctttaaggctgcgtattggttcgttcccttaagctcggttaagtctattatagttagACCTtaacacttttggtttgactttttcttcctatattccagtgattcgacacttttggtttgacatttttaaacaaattttgttttgttttgattgaatttgtgaaatttggggtgatttattcaataaacaatattaaatttgaaaaataagatcAATTATGGGAtatatttattctgaaaggGAGGAATCCCAGGATTGGATCGAGATCCAATCCAGGTCTATACGCCGCTATATTctgattcaattctccttgttAACGCGgcaattatgacatttcaaatttgttaattggtcgaattcaaaactaaGAAGCAATAATCAGGCCCCAGCTTGTAACAGACAGTAATAAgatatacagggtccggcaaaaagatctcccatattttaaaaggcaatgacaaataaataaacaatttattagaaaaatttgattgaattttttaaagtggaaacagacttctttgtggttcctagtaaactgatttaagtttggttggaggaaggaCTCAATCATGTGACTGTAGGGATCCATATTAGCTATAACTTTgtgcccattttcttcgaaaaatacggacctaacacaccaaattcagcaacagcatACCAAACTGTCATAAAAGGAACACatcattatgattactaaaaacggcacgtagagCTCTATttatctatacccggaataccattttatctataaatagctttaaatatgaacgtctaaaaatacggcaggttttttttgccggaccctgtattatTATTCCTTTAATTGACTGCGtattttatgaatacaaaaccCTGACGAactaataaatgatttttttttcttaatttaaattcgttgtttatttcatttttcaatatcAGTATTcactaaaaacaatttcaaatcgATATAAAACTCGTAAATCAACCTTGAAACTGATACCCCTATTGGAAATAATGAAATCCttgttttaagaaagaaaacaaaaacatttgagATAGATTCAAAGCAAGTGTTGTGGTTAATCCCCTCTCAACACACCCTTTAGTCGAAGCCCATGTAAATTCCAGATCCAGACCCCATTCTATAGAAGTATAGAAGACAACTGAGGCAAAAAATGCGACTTAAAACGTACCTATTGAAAAGCGTctgtttttatattcataaagATTCTTCCAGTCATTTTAATTCATGTGAatagtttttgagttttctaaATGAATAACGCACATAACACTTTGGTTGAGTTTACAAAAGTATATaggaatatattattattattataaatgttcATACAATAAGACATAATTTTAATACCTTAACATAAGTCGGGTTGTTATAAAGACGAACACATTACAAAATTCCAGGATCGggaagaagtttttgaaaagtgtcaataaattattatgtacAAAAGAACACATCcagaaaatacataatattaaaaaaatgcaaggTCGTAGTTAGTCTTTAAAACTAAAAGGTTGTCCATTTACAACAATCGATTTACCTGGTATGCAGTAAGTTGGCAGCTGTGATAGCAAAAACTAGAAAAGCAACAagtaatgaaacaaaataaaatgtgtgtaaaTTCAAATTGTGTACGACTAACCTTGGGTCCTTTGTATTCAGTACTCATGAAACCAAGGCAGAATGATTTTGTGGTATGACTCCAAATAACTTCACCGCAATTTGATTGCGGATGGAAGGCCAGAGATAATGCACCACCATACAAATCTTGGTCTGCAGGCAGAAATGGAGAATCGAtgaacttttgtttaaatactcTGTGTAGACTGGTCACTCCGCACTCGGATGATATAAGATCAGTGCAAATTTCTTTGGCAAGAAGTGTCTTCATTAGATACTCGCCATTACCAGTGGTGCATGTAGCAACCGACATATGTGGAGTGCTTGTAGCCCAACATCCTGCACCATAAGTGGCCGCTTGTCCAACTCGTCCCGGTAACTTGAGAACCAGCCCACCAGAGCTGCATCCGGCAGCACAATTGCCATCTTCATCAACACAAATTGCTCCCACCGTGTCCAAGGAGCTTAATTTGACGCTATAACCAGTCTCGCAATCAGACACTTTAGTCTTGTAGTGATTGTAGCAGATTTTTGCCTTGGACGAGATCATTTTGTCAGCTTCGATCATAGTACATCCAACCTCGGATGCGTATTCGGCAGCACCCTCCCCAGCAAGTACCATCGGTGGAATTCTTTGCATTGAGAGCATTTTCGATTGTCTATCGCATATGATACGTGCCAGCTGAATGGGATTTCTCACTGTGGACACATTTGTACATGCCCCAAATTGTAAATTAGACCCATCCATTATGGATGCCTCGCATTCGACCTTCCCGTCCCATGTAAGATTGGACCCGAATCCGGCATTGGTGCTGCCACAGTTTTCCAACCGCATGATAGCCATCTCACAGGCGTCCAGCGCGGAGcctccattttttaaaatttcggtCGCCCGGATGCAGGCTTCTTTAATTACACGCTGATATTTGGTTTCATCGATATTGTTGCCTGCACCTATTAACAGAATGGAAAACGAATAATTTCTATAAAAGATTCAATGCCAAATCACAAAATTGAGATTATAATTATTGATAGACCTACCGGTATGCACAGCAACAAATCCACTCATTTTTCTCTTGTTATCTTTCAagtctaaaataattttatgtgtTAAaggaataagaaaaacaaaagatcaACTCAATGATTTAGAAAACAGACACAAATAATGCAATTTggaagtaaacaatttaaaacgtTCGTGGTTGGTCGTGGGGGAGGAGATATTGATAGCAATAGTGTTTCATTTTAGAAGACGTCAGACAAAATGTTCAACAGTAGAGTCCAACAATTGGACAATTTTAGCTGATTAAagatgttaaaacaaaaataccgaGATCTTTAAACATGCAAGTTATAGGAAATGCCATAAATTAGATTGAAGACTAATTATGTTCATCctcttaagcactattcacatgagcacgaccaacgactaACGAATGAACGGGTATtcatcgattttgacatttctttcacatgagagtttttcattcgtcgcgaatgaagtttgacttaaacagttgtttttttttgtgtgcttgCTTTGAAAACAAACGATTGAGGAAACGCGGCCGAAgctatatttgtaaaaaaaaaagtaataggtGTCCTTGTTAAAGCCTAAAGGatcaactataataggcataagcttatgtcaaaaacccaacgaaaattcacttaagtttgtgaaattactgcatagccataatgcaattttgctcacgtatctacatgtcagattttacttatgcgacgagcgactgggatcgctcttgctaaagtttgcttaagttaacgaaactgagaaaaattgaacgaaacggagctagactaaATTATGTTCACTcctattgagattctttgtattcgcacgtttacttatgcgcgcagaagctagcttatgcctattatattTGGGCCTTAATTAATTTTGTCGGCGGTCTCCAagtgcagagcaaaatgaaaacgaaaaccacagtggaaaaatatttgtggagagttctgtcagctatcaaaaacaattgacaagttctgacagtcagctgctggtaaaaaaaagtggaaaagaattctatttattaacattttgttgagcagttaGCAGTTACTCCAGAGACACGCAACgccttaattatttttgtgaagcctaTGCTCCAACTTCCAAATAGCTTCACTGGCTTCGACCAACGaggccagtttcttttttt
This window contains:
- the LOC129945380 gene encoding threonine aspartase 1 is translated as MSGFVAVHTGAGNNIDETKYQRVIKEACIRATEILKNGGSALDACEMAIMRLENCGSTNAGFGSNLTWDGKVECEASIMDGSNLQFGACTNVSTVRNPIQLARIICDRQSKMLSMQRIPPMVLAGEGAAEYASEVGCTMIEADKMISSKAKICYNHYKTKVSDCETGYSVKLSSLDTVGAICVDEDGNCAAGCSSGGLVLKLPGRVGQAATYGAGCWATSTPHMSVATCTTGNGEYLMKTLLAKEICTDLISSECGVTSLHRVFKQKFIDSPFLPADQDLYGGALSLAFHPQSNCGEVIWSHTTKSFCLGFMSTEYKGPKFLLSQLPTYCIPGKSIVVNGQPFSFKD